The Cicer arietinum cultivar CDC Frontier isolate Library 1 chromosome 1, Cicar.CDCFrontier_v2.0, whole genome shotgun sequence genome contains the following window.
TGTGATGAGGTAGAGATAACTTAGTTTGGCTTATAAGGCATTAAAACCAATAGTTCTAAACATTGCATGTTGTGTTGGGTAAGATGATGGATATTAGACACACAACAACTATCCACTGCTATGTCACAAGATAGGCTGTCCCACCAAATTGCAAATATTAAGGGcatgtttgaaaaaaatttatattttaatttttaaaaattattttataaatttgatttagaaAACTGTTTTAAAGAATAGAATTAAGGgaaaaatttgtttgaaaggCTTCTTTTAAAaacagatttttgttttaaaaaaacggaaaaatgaaaagtaaaacaccatttatctgttttgcgtttttagttttaaaaagtataatattaaaaatagttttacagaacaatttttaaaaataaataatcaaaacaaattttttaattttaaaattttaaaatactaaaatagagtttttaaaatttgaatcaaacaaGTCTTAAGTTTCTAAAAACTTTATTCATTTCAATCTTTTGTCAACTGTGGTACTTCCATACTTCCATATGAACCTAACAGTATTTGTCAATATTTATTCAGTTATATCTTTTACATCAGCTAGTTTGTTGTTAATTAACTAATATTCTAGTTAGTcttaattgattgatttaattaattaatctagatagttattttacattaatatttatctaattaattatgtaaatCTATATATCctttatcaatattatttaatttaaaatttataaataaaataaaatttaagataaggtttcattttactatttatatgttttaaaatctcataaatataaaataaaataaaatatttagaagactccatttaaaaataaaattaatattttttagattttgttgttgtttaaaGTGACTCTATGTTCAAGTATGCATATGGAGGTAGACAACACATTAGAGGATCAGAACTTCAGAGGGGACAACATTGTCAGTCATATGGACAAGGACAATCTAATCTACTACTCCTATATTCAATATATTGTTGGTTGAAATTTATAAGAACTCTATTGAATTTGTTTATGATGAACATGGATGTGTTGAGAAGAacaagtaattaatttttaaaattatagaataaaaatagaagATCTTTTCGAAAATAACCAAAGTATTTATCTCTGTGAAACTGAAAAGGGTGTGAGCAGAGGATAATATTGCACTGTACAATCAATGTATGCCAAGATTCTCTGcaatatgaattaatttaagaaaagGGTATATCCATAATGATGATTAATCCTAGCCCTTGATTCAAAGTTGTATCAATTGAGCCGGAGAAAGTCGAGTTTTCTTAAGCAAGCAGTTTGGTATCATCATATAATTGCCATGCCACCACTTTTCATGCCTTAGGAGGCATGCACCATATTTATGTCATTATGTCCccttctctttatttatttttctttttggggTTCCTATGATTATTATGGAGCAAGCAACTTCCTTCTTTATTTTTACCCTTTTTCAAATTCCTAACTGCCATACTCGACTATATATATTAAGTATCACCtatcacaataataaaaataaatagttgcATTTCactttataaatcaattttgtgaaaatgaattaaattcaatataaaaatttagagaaTACAGAGCATATTCAACCGTATCACCTAcaatttatatacaaaaaaatagaaGTCTATAATAGTTTATCATAGTCATtatcttgtaaaaaaataaaagaccaagaagttatatttaattgtactattgttaataaaatgttaaaacGAGGCCACAAAATCTTGAATGCAAGAAAAGGGTTGATGAGTGTCTTCATGCTGGGCTGGGCTAATCAATAAACCCAACATATCATAGACACTATAGAAACATACCCCTGTATGCAAGACTCTATCATTGGTCATGATGATTATGTACAATTGACAGGAATGTTAAACTACTGATTAATGTTTCACTTTGCTCAAACACAATCCCTTCAAACATAGTTATACTACTTCATCTTCTGATTAATTTTCacatgcacaattaattaaaaaccgaAATTTGATAAAATCATTGTTAAAAGATTAGAATATAATAGAATTTGGATATGATAAGAGAATATTGGATaacattataatattatatcaacACTAAGatgttattatatttaatatttgatgtGTCCTAAATAAATGGTGGTTGAGGTAAGATTAGTTAATGAGATAAGATTGGAAGGAGAAAAAGAATCTCTATTCTATTTTGGTAGTTTCTATTGAGTTATCtttaaaagacaaaattaacaCCGATAAATAGCATTCAACAAGTCTTtcaaataatcttttttaataatgcaaaatttaaattaagagaGACACATTTGCATACAAAGTTATAAAGAACCACtaacaatatcaataatttacaataaattTAAGTATAGTTGAACTTTCTAAATGGTAAATTTTCCCCCTTCATTTGGGCCTGTACTACATCCAAGACCAAAAAACAGAAAGAAATCATGGCTTATGCATCTTAAAATTTGGAAGCAATTGATTTCATCCTACTATATCACTGGCAATAGCACCCTATAATATATAGAATAACATGTCTTTAATAGTATTGGCTACATTTTGACACCATTTACattttttgagaaatattttgtCTCTTTAACCAAATACAATTTCCATTCCTTTCCTCTCTTTTACACAAGAATAATAGCACAAAATATTTCATGCTAAGGAAATAGAAATTAACAGCTGTGACAATACCATGGCTGGCATAACAATCATCATTGCCAACTGAGAAGAAATAATTTCTCTGCACTAACAAAGAACGAATCATATACACAAGTTGTTGAATGGAATCCCTTCGAAAGGTTGCATGTGAGTAAATCTATCCACGGCAAAGTTGGGAACAAAGTTGTTGCGCATCATAAGAGCTAGTATTTGACAGAGGAAAAATGTCACTTTTCCCATTGCTTATGCATGTGATGTTAAGTTCATTTCCATATTGTGTTGTCTGCAGATAATACATTGTATCAAAATCAAAACCAATTAAACGTTTGAATCCTGTATTTTCTTCATATCCAGTAACCTGATTAATTCCACAAGCTTATAGCTCTAGGAATTAAGAAATAGCATTGCTGGAAGATACAAAAGAAATGAGCACTCACCTCACAATAAATACTTGGTTCGTCACAACTCCATTTTGAGGTAGGAACACAACTTAAATAGTGACACCAAGAGCAACGTTCATTCAAGTTAACACCTTGAAGGAGCAAAACTAGACCACTAATCAATCTGTCAAAATTATACAACTTCAGATTTAGGGGCCAAGACATAGCAGCATCAAATAAGATATGTAGTACTTTACAAAGCAATGACATTCAATCTTAAAAGAAGTTAAAATAACCCTTCcccaacaaatttaattaatctcAAACCATGCAGTGTGTTTGCAAATCTTATGTAAATACCAACTCATTGATTATGTCTCAGAAAATAAAAGGTAAtatacaaaaagaaagaaagagaactTACCCTGCAGTGAGTATTATGAAGGACAAAACCCACAGCACATACTGATAAGGTTTGTGCTTATGTTTTACCGAAGGTGCAGCGATTCCAGAACGAGAATTTCTTTCGCTAACCCATTTAAACTGCGGACGAATCAGAAGTAGAAAACCAAGAAGAAAGCCAGAGCCAAACCCTCCAATATGAGCAAAATTGTCGACATGCGGAAGGATTCCAACGGCTAAATTGATTACAACAATGACTATAAGTGTCAACAATGCCGCCAACTGCAAAATGGAAAGAAGTAAAAATTCTGCAGCGTAAAGGCGTAACATATTATTTATCAGGAAACACTAATGAattgaaacacatttattggtTCATTCATTCACCTTATTGGCATAAATTGTCCAATTTATCAAAAGCTCTGAGAGCATCCCTCCTAGTAAACCAAACAATGCACCCGAAGCACCAACGGAGATACCCGATTTTATGAATAGAGCAGACAGCAAACTCCCTCCAAAACCAGATATCACATACAGAATTCCAATTCTAACTGTGAATAGACAAAGCAAAGAAGAAATTACAATCTGCAATTGAGAAtgtaaaaagacaaaaaaagaagcttttttattcatttaattgcAAAATAAACTCAGCTTAGTTGAGTTTCTGCTAAAACATTTATGTAACAAACAGTGATATACATATATACTTGGAACATTGTTGGTTCACTcactaaaaatataatgatatttaCTTGAACAATGCAAAGGATAATTACCAGAACCATACCAAATCCAAATTCTTGCTCAAGCCGAATTCCTATAAAAGTAAGACTCAACATGTTGGCAAGCACATGAACAGCCCCACCATGCAACCAAATACAAGAGAGAAGGCGCCAAACTTGGTGTCTATGAACCACTCTATCTACTTCTAGAGCACCCATCTTCTCTAATCTGAAAAAAGGGTGACAAATAGTTTTCAAGCAGCACATTAAAATCATCTCCAACAGATATATATTCGCAGACACCAGACACCACACTGACATGACAAGATAATAATTTGTAAAATGTAAGAAATTGAATGTGTGTTAGACACAAGACAAGTCTTTTGATCTGATGTGTCTCGATGGTAGCCAATAGAGATTTCATAGAGAATGTAATGTCAAAATAAAAACCAAGCAAGCATATATGACTTGATTAATCAATGTATCATtttaagaaatgaaaaaaaataaaataaaataaaatagtgtttatttataaatgtaatTTGAGATGAATAGATAAAGGGGAAAAGAAACTCACGTTGAGGAAGAAGGACCAAAGAGGGGGTTTTCTTTGAGAGGCTGAAAGGAGAATCTTCCAAGGAAAGAAACAACACAAGAATCATATAGAGAATTCTTAGGACAATCATTGACATACATTGTGATGATGAAGATAAGAACGTTGGCAACAACAAAGATAGGAACAAGCCATGGGAACCACTGCTTAAAGAGCCTGAAATCACGATCACGAGTGAAGGGAGGATTCGCCGGAGGAGGAGGATTGGGCGGAGACCCACGTCCATGACGGACAGTGGAATCGTCACGGCGAGGATGAACCTTAACCTCGACGGTTCCGGTGCCGGTGCCACCGTATGGGTCCCTCCCTCCTCTCATGATATGATGACCCTTTTAACAAAAGATTTAAGCTTTCTAATACATTTtcgaaattaattattaatgatgGAAAATGAATTCCATTCCGATAATATAGATAGATTTGGAAATGGTTTTCAATCagatttattttgttgttgttattaccAGCTAGAATCTAACAGCAAAGTTAGGAattggttttctgttttctgtttttctttttctttgttcttttgtttttgcatGTCTCGTGTTTACGTTTGTTGCCTATTGTTGTGTTGTAGGGTATCTTTCGTTGGGTTTTTTAGAGGAATTGTTTACCTTCCCAAGCCACTTAATTAACTTACCAATACatatattctaatttttataatatgcttcctataatatttaatattgtaaatatataaggaaatatattatattcgaaataacataaatagtattaattaaaaaatgtattgaaaattaaaaaaattatttatttcgaATATATTATTATGCAAATGAATCACGAgacatagaaaatatataacaatgttatAAAAGAATCTACTAAAACACTTTTTTATTTGGTCAATTTGACTAATAAATAAAGGGGTCATTAAATTTTGCAGATGACTTTCGCttacaatattattttgtttgttgagGCTAACACATTTCAAATGCAATTgattctttttctattttgattgtttttgtAGGTATTATGGTCAAAAGGTTAGTAGTAATGAAAGAATGAGagtcttttcttcaaaaaaacgTCACTTCATATTTCCTTATAGGTGTGTACTTTATTGTGAAATACTAATTTTGTAGGTGAAATTGCATGTATATCATAAATTATGTCTTAAGCTGGAATTTGTCCATGATTGGACCATTTCTAAAAAATGtcaaatcatattaaaaaaattaaaataataaaatacttcGATCATCAACCcagaagtaaaataaataagtgatAAGTATACACATTGTATGTGAATGACATTATACACTAACTTGTTTCGAAATTAATATACGGTCTAATACATTAACGTCAAATGATATAATAACAAGCGTTTGTAGTCCAACGGTTAGGATAATTGCCTTCCAAGCAATAGACCCGGGTTCGACTCCCGGCAAACGCAAGGTTTTTGTGAGTTTTCTATGAAATTTgcctttatttttttgtcaGAAGAAGTTATGGGCCAAACCCAATCGAAAGGGGAACTTCCTTTTCTCATATATGTGGTCTTAATCTCTTCCCCATACTTGTTCTTTATATTTGTGTGGTTGGTATTGTAGCTCTTCTATATTTGTATCATTGCTTGTATTTCAtccttatatttatttctaacATTCACATATTTCTTATGAAGGTGTACAAGAagtaaaattgatatataacaCGTGCACTGATCTCGAGAaggtgcatatatatatatatatgcacatgTGTGTGTTTACATTTGTactatttaaacatcaaaatagaAACATCCTTATATATTTAAggtatatttcaaaataaaattaaaagactttgatttGAAAAACATTTCTCTCtaagtttaaaaatatctaTGAGCATACTTTGTGTCAAAAAAGATATCTCTTAGCATAGTTACAAAAATAAGAAGGAAGAGATagacatgaagaaaaaaagtttgGACAGAAGAAAAGACATATAACATGCGTGTGTCTTTGTTCGTTTGTAACAGAAAGTGAGGTGAACATGATGTCATCCAATTTGCTACAATTATCCAAAATCAGAAGAAGCAATCGCTCTGTTTCTAATTCATTCTCACTTCGAATCTCTGCCACCTGCGATGACCGCTCTCATGCTCCATCTTGTATATATGTTGGCCCTCTTCAAACCGCCACCAAAGAGACCCTTGAAGCTCTTTATTCTCAAGTAACCAACTTTTATCATACTTAATTAACTacccttttttatttatgtataataatttatatgtattgGTGGTATGATGTTGTTACTTGTTATCTTGTTGAGGTGTTTCCTACTTTCCTCTTTtggtttattctttttattttcatctaTGTATTTGTTTATTATCTATATACAACTAACTATTGTCACTTTGTTGCTGACTCGTCAAAAATTCAAGTTAATATTTGAATTATCGAAATAATTTGGATTTTTGACCGAGCCAGATACCAAGGTAACACACCATCCTACACTTTCAGGGGCTAAAACGATTTTTTACAGATTATTTTAACATGCTTCTCTTTTGCTTTCTTTAATAGGCAAGGGATGCATATTACAGTGGTGAGCCTTTGATAGTTGATGACATGTTTGATAGAGTAGAGGTATCTTCCCCAATTCACCACATTTAATGTTTCTTAACTTCTTCTATATACGTTATTACTGCTCTTAAATTACTCATAATATTATGGAAACAGTTGAAGCTAAAGTGGTTTGGTTCTAAGTCAGTTGTGAAGTATCCCCGATGCAGTATCAGGAGGCAATCAACTTATTCTGATGCTCAGGTTATTTTCTTCGTAACTTTAGATTAACTTCTTCTTTGCTCTGCCTATTCATGAAAATTCACCAATTTCAGTTGCTCTTGCATTATGTTTTTATTGCATGATGTTCTAAATAATGTTAAGAATGCatattggaaataatgatgtttgatttattattgAGAAAAATTCAAGTCCTACATTGATCAGAGATTATCTAATGATAGAAATCGTTCatcttaaaattgattttgaggGGTTGAGTTAAGTTCAAGAACAAAATCTAATAGTTATATGCATGCTTTGTTATATGTCCTATTTCTGTTAAATCTAATGGTAAGGTTTTCATTCTCTTTTATCTAATGTTGGTTTCTTCACCTTAATATTGAATGATATGGATGTAGGGCAGGAAGATTTGTCTATGGTTTTTGCATTGGCAAGTACATGGACACTGATTTTTGCATTTGGCAGTTCAGCATGTGTTGGTCCAATGTTGTACACAGTCACCTTGGCTTATCAAAATGCATTTGATTTAGGATTATCGTATGGTACTAGCCAAGCATCAGAACTAAGACCTCTTTTCATGGTGAATACCGTTATCTTCATGGCACTTGGTTTTGTCATAGGATATCCAGTTGCTTCAGCTTCAGGTAAAAAAAATCCTTTTGCTGCTATTTTTCATCTTAagttatataattttcaaatttaaacttCAAAGGGTAGCTCAGATTAAATGATAAACAATTCCCTTAATTCAAAAGATCAAATTCTTAACACGAGTTTTAAATTGCGGTCTATAACCAGAATTGTGGCTGCAATATAAAAGTTTTAGAGGTTTCTATAATGACATTACAACAACAATTGTGGCCGTATCGACCACATTTGTGTGCATTTTGTTGCAATATAAAGGTTTGCAACATAACCGATTTAATTGCAACCACAATTTAGAATCATGTtggtaaataaaaataaaataaaataaaatcaactgCTGCTTCTATATTTGTGTGTTATATTAAATACCCTTTTTCACAGTTAAAGTACTTGAAGGCTTGTGGAGGAATGGCTTGGCGGCATTGAAGGGTTCATGTCCAAATTGTGGAGAAGAGGTTAGTTAGCCATTGCATTAAATACATAAGACTTAGGTGCGAATGTCATTGCCCCTCAAACTTTGTTGTCTTTCATAGTCTCCctaattctaatttatttggCTGTTGAAATTATTATGAGTTTATAAAATCTTCTATTGAAAAGNNNNNNNNNNNNNNNNNNNNNNNNNNNNNNNNNNNNNNNNNNNNNNNNNNNNNNNNNNNNNNNNNNNNNNNNNNNNNNNNNNNNNNNNNNNNNNNNNNNNNNNNNNNNNNNNNNNNNNNNNNNNNNNGAAAGAGAGTGAACTCTACATAATCTATAAACAATTTATGACAATTAGCTATTTAGAGGAACTTACTGAAATAACTTGAGAACatcttataaatatatcataaattattttcataagctcttTCAAATACTTATACAAGTTCTTATGTTATGAGATAAGTTTAATAATCTCTTTCAAATACATTCTAAGTAGTTAACTTAGTGTCTTTGGCTATTGGTCTTGTTAATTGCAAGTCTACAAAATTAACTTCAGTCTATAGTTTCTTTTCCATCCTATTCATCAACCTGTATCCTTCTCTGTGTTGCTAGAGAAGCACATATTTAATGTTTAACTTCATTTCAAGTCCGTCCTAAGTGAGTTGGATTCCTTTTCTTCCAGGTATTTGCATTTGTAAGAACGGACAAGGCTAATAACTCACCCCATAGAGCACAGTGCCATGTGTGTGAATGCCTATTGGAATTTCGCACCGAAGTTGAGGTAATACGTATATATCATTTTGGATTCGTATTCCACATAGTAATTGCATGATGTAGTTATTGATCTTAGTTGGTTGATCTCAAATATGGTAAAGATGAGTATAGAGTTGAAACATACAGTGTAAAGCAAGAGCTGCaagtattttctttttctctttagCATGACACATGATGTTATCAATTGCAGCAATCAACTTCAAGATTCGGTAGACAATGGGTTTATGGACGTATTTATCTTGTTCGTAGATCCAGACGCCAAAGGGAGCTGTAAATTTTCTTCCCATCATCTGTGACTATGATTGTCAATATTAAAGAAAGGAATACAAGCAACTTCTGTTTAGTTCTTAATTATAGTCACAGAACCCAATTTGTACACTTCTAGCATGGAATGagtttattgatttatttgattcGATTGTGTTATTGATAACAATTGAAGTTTTCAGAGGATTATAGATATTGAAATGTAATCTTGGAGATGAAGGGTCAAATATAAACCAACATACATGAGCTTAATTGTTTGCCATAGATAAAATGAAAGACATTGGtctcataaaaatatattggatAACTGTAATACAGCTACGCTAGTTATCATTGTCAATTCCATTCGTtcatactgatgaaatttgaacCCCAAAGTTCTGTTTCATGCAATTTATAACAAGAAACAGTATGGTGACTGACCAAAAATAATATGTTGCTATCTCAGTGTTAAATATATGCAAGGAGTGTCATCTgagtaaaacattattaatcTTGCACGGAAAGTGCATCGCTAGTTATGCCCTCATCAAGAAGAAACCTTTGATATGCAGGCCATGGACATAGTACAACACTAATCTGATTTCaaactttttaataatataattcaaatatcaTCTTCACAGTTCAAGTATTTAATGGGCTTCGGTGGACAAAATATTGCAACAGACAGAGCATGAAGCAATTTTGATAACTGCAAAAAGTCCTTCAAATTTTCCTGCAAGCAAGCACCTTTATTAAGAAGTTCAacaaacagaattttgattGTCGTTAATCGTGTGACTCATAATTTGCCACAAATGTGTGGTGTCATAAGGAATGCTAACTAGAACAGCTAATTACCATCATGGAAAGCAGAGGAAAATCCGTTCACCTTCCACAAAATCAGAACGTTTTACATAGGAAAAAGTAAATACCCGCAGCAACTCACATTTTTCTCATTGTTTTCAAAACACTGTGGCCCAACatgaaatcaaatataaacttttaaatgtCACAGATGTTTGGAGATATTTGCAACACTTCAAGTTCCCTCCCAATCAGAAGTGCGCTAAACTGAAGACTAGAATCCAGGAAAGCTGCACATATAAGAAAGCAAGATCAGATTGTGGAACGGTAATATCCAGCAATTTTTGTGTGGGCATAGAAATTTTCTACAgttaattgaataataatataaacTACATTACCAGGAAAAGAGTTGTAGATGCAAAAAGACCTTCTTGGAGTAGGGCTCCATGGCCGCCAAATTCCTCTTCATCAATCTTCAATATTACTGAATAATAACCATATATGATTCCGGAGGAGATAACTAAAAAGCTGCATATCAACGGAGAAACTTTTTTACAGGAGTAAACACAAACTGAAGAAGTGCTATATCATACTGCATATGGTCTACAAGTGCAATGTTAATGTTAGAGACCAAACTCAGCTGAAGTTCCTAGTGGATTTGTCATGTTGTTCTCCAATAAAAcaatatatactattttttagCTTCCTCAAACTCGTTTGTGAAGATCTCATATTGGAGGTGTAACAAACAATACTAGTTATTCTTCGATTGGAGAATAAAATGATAGTACAAGCATCTATGGGATCTGTAGAGTTCTGTCCGAAATCTAGATCAAGCTTTTTTGGGGGTGGGGTGGGGAACACTACCAGGAAAGGTAAGGATTTAAAATATGAGCCAGAGAATTTTATGCATAGTAAAATCTAGCCAATTCAAAAGGAACAATTTATGCAAACATCTAAGAAGTAATTTCTAATACATAATGGTACAAAAAGGAACAATTTATGCAAAGATGTCACTTGATCCCTGTAGCTTAGTCTCATATATGAAATTTTTCAATAAGATTTTAGATGTTtctgaaaaatgaaaagaaaaaaaatatacataatacTTATAATAGTCACATATTTaatgctaaaaataaaattgaagaattgatattaaaaaatgtgCTATTTTTTAAGAGGTCACttccattatttttttatttcatgagCTAGTGCTGAATAAAATTTAGAGGGGGTTTCCTAATTTCTGTATTTAGAGAAGCAAATTAATATTCATAAGAACCACCATTGCTACTAAATATATGCCAAACCTCAATTGCTATTAATGActaaatatttcttttctgaatCAAGACCCTCTTATAGATTACAGATATATGATAATACTTTTCTAATTCTAGTGTAGAATCAATTAGTATTGGTAAAAACAACAATCTTCACACTGTCTCCTCTTCACTAGAATGTACTTCTAAGTGTCGTGAGATATGGTGATCATGATTTGTAAGAACTAAGAAACCTGGTGAAATCTTCTCCAGCATTGATATTTCAGATTTATGCATTGTATTAGTAACAATACAAATCAAGTTGTTAATACATGAAATATGATATCACATCATCAATGAATATGAGAATTCCAGAAAGAATAAAGCATCAGGTAAGGCAATGTCATATGGGATATAGAGATAGACAACTTTAAGATGAACATTAAGAATCAGTAAGACAAACTTACAGAATAAACCAAATTCCCCCAACCAATGGAAACGAACCCCAAAGTAATCCACATGCAAGGCCCATTGCTTGTCGAATCCAATGCAATACATCTCCAAGTTGATCCTATTTGGGGTTGGGGAGGTCACAGACAAATATAGAGAAGCTGGTTAGGATAATTAGATCAACTCAATACAATAGGATCCTCTGGAATGAGGAGTGCAGAATTATCACAAAGCAGTTAATTAACCTTGTAAAGCGCCCTCCTCATTTTAGAGAAACTACATCCATAACAATCACATACTACATACAACATAGCACAACAATTACTAGTATTAATTCTTGCATTATATGGATCTTATCTTAATCCA
Protein-coding sequences here:
- the LOC101506128 gene encoding RHOMBOID-like protein 1 is translated as MRGGRDPYGGTGTGTVEVKVHPRRDDSTVRHGRGSPPNPPPPANPPFTRDRDFRLFKQWFPWLVPIFVVANVLIFIITMYVNDCPKNSLYDSCVVSFLGRFSFQPLKENPLFGPSSSTLEKMGALEVDRVVHRHQVWRLLSCIWLHGGAVHVLANMLSLTFIGIRLEQEFGFVRIGILYVISGFGGSLLSALFIKSGISVGASGALFGLLGGMLSELLINWTIYANKLAALLTLIVIVVINLAVGILPHVDNFAHIGGFGSGFLLGFLLLIRPQFKWVSERNSRSGIAAPSVKHKHKPYQYVLWVLSFIILTAGLISGLVLLLQGVNLNERCSWCHYLSCVPTSKWSCDEPSIYCETTQYGNELNITCISNGKSDIFPLSNTSSYDAQQLCSQLCRG
- the LOC101505588 gene encoding uncharacterized protein, whose translation is MMSSNLLQLSKIRRSNRSVSNSFSLRISATCDDRSHAPSCIYVGPLQTATKETLEALYSQARDAYYSGEPLIVDDMFDRVELKLKWFGSKSVVKYPRCSIRRQSTYSDAQEDLSMVFALASTWTLIFAFGSSACVGPMLYTVTLAYQNAFDLGLSYGTSQASELRPLFMVNTVIFMALGFVIGYPVASASVKVLEGLWRNGLAALKGSCPNCGEEVFAFVRTDKANNSPHRAQCHVCECLLEFRTEVEQSTSRFGRQWVYGRIYLVRRSRRQREL
- the LOC101505261 gene encoding uncharacterized protein, which produces MKEGKSVKLIPQPQQHQNGHLSPFKFAKLLDPEASWDKDQLGDVLHWIRQAMGLACGLLWGSFPLVGGIWFILFLVISSGIIYGYYSVILKIDEEEFGGHGALLQEGLFASTTLFLLSWILVFSLAHF